In Chitinophaga nivalis, a single genomic region encodes these proteins:
- a CDS encoding ABC transporter ATP-binding protein codes for MNIEVDHISVTINKKCIIAAICLTVEPRQFVGILGANGSGKSTLLKSITKIIQPDSGSIRINDRCISQVSYAELAQQIAVVGQFNSMDVDYTVTEFVMMGRYPHKKKYESMTAVDHALVKQALHELGMSDYANRKVMGLSGGEKQRIVIARAIAQQTPCLILDEPTNHMDIKHQLQLFTMLKAMEKTVITAIHDMALAYNYCDKLYALKDGRLLLSGRPEEVITKENVKQLFGIDIALLRCEKENKVAVLYEG; via the coding sequence ATGAATATTGAAGTCGATCATATAAGTGTTACCATTAATAAAAAATGCATTATTGCAGCTATCTGTTTAACCGTAGAACCCCGGCAGTTTGTGGGGATATTGGGTGCAAACGGCAGTGGGAAATCAACCTTGCTAAAGAGTATTACCAAAATCATACAACCGGATAGCGGGTCCATACGAATAAATGACAGGTGTATATCCCAGGTATCCTATGCGGAACTGGCGCAGCAGATAGCCGTCGTGGGACAGTTTAATAGTATGGATGTAGACTATACGGTGACGGAGTTTGTGATGATGGGCAGATACCCGCATAAAAAAAAGTACGAAAGTATGACTGCGGTGGATCATGCATTGGTGAAACAGGCATTGCATGAATTGGGCATGTCTGATTATGCCAACAGAAAAGTAATGGGTTTATCCGGCGGCGAAAAACAACGGATCGTTATTGCACGGGCAATAGCCCAGCAAACGCCCTGTCTGATCCTGGACGAACCCACCAATCATATGGACATCAAACATCAGTTGCAATTGTTTACGATGTTAAAGGCGATGGAGAAGACAGTAATTACAGCCATTCATGATATGGCATTGGCATATAACTATTGTGATAAACTATATGCCCTGAAAGATGGACGGTTATTGCTGTCGGGCCGACCGGAAGAAGTGATTACCAAAGAAAATGTAAAGCAATTATTCGGTATTGATATCGCGTTGTTGCGATGTGAAAAAGAGAATAAGGTGGCGGTGTTGTATGAAGGGTAA
- a CDS encoding FecCD family ABC transporter permease — translation MNTLYKIKIPVVSLLLLAAIVLSLKLGQLQISYAQILQVMTGNESNTLISDIILHLRLPRILFAALVGGGLAMCGYVMQTAIQNPLADPYILGISSGASLGASLGISLHFATSGPGQQLLVPLLAFTGALGAIAFVYFAANYKGRSSTTRLILAGVIVNSICIAVTNLLIYYAKNIEGARSITFWTMGSLANVSWNQVIGVMVAIGVSVIYFLTQYRALNLMSLGDEPALSLGLDVNKKRKVYIAIVTLLTGVMVAQCGIIGFIGLVVPHAVRALCRTSGSVILPVVLLGGGLFMVLVDTLSRVLLTNQEIPIGIITSLIGAPVFFLIFLKRGYGS, via the coding sequence ATGAATACTTTATACAAAATAAAAATTCCTGTTGTCTCACTATTGCTGCTGGCAGCCATCGTGCTATCCCTGAAACTTGGACAGTTACAGATTTCCTACGCCCAAATCCTGCAGGTGATGACAGGCAACGAAAGCAATACATTGATAAGCGATATTATCCTGCATCTCCGGTTGCCCAGGATACTGTTTGCCGCGTTGGTTGGTGGTGGGTTAGCCATGTGTGGATATGTCATGCAAACAGCGATACAAAACCCACTGGCAGATCCCTATATTCTGGGTATTTCCTCCGGTGCTTCCCTGGGGGCCTCATTGGGGATTTCTTTGCATTTTGCCACCAGCGGGCCTGGACAACAATTGTTGGTGCCTTTGCTGGCCTTTACCGGCGCTTTAGGGGCCATCGCCTTTGTTTATTTTGCCGCAAATTACAAAGGCCGGTCATCCACTACCCGTTTGATTCTGGCCGGGGTGATTGTCAACTCCATCTGTATAGCGGTAACCAACCTGCTGATATACTATGCCAAAAACATAGAAGGGGCGAGAAGCATCACCTTCTGGACAATGGGGAGCCTGGCCAATGTATCCTGGAACCAGGTAATCGGCGTGATGGTGGCGATAGGCGTATCCGTTATCTATTTTTTAACACAATACCGTGCGTTGAATCTGATGAGTCTGGGTGACGAACCTGCTTTAAGTCTCGGCCTGGATGTCAATAAAAAGAGAAAAGTCTATATCGCTATTGTCACTTTACTGACCGGTGTGATGGTGGCGCAGTGTGGGATTATCGGATTTATCGGGTTGGTGGTGCCGCATGCTGTACGGGCATTATGTCGTACATCCGGCAGCGTTATATTACCGGTTGTGTTGCTGGGAGGAGGGCTGTTTATGGTGTTGGTAGATACCTTGTCGCGGGTGTTACTGACCAATCAGGAAATCCCGATTGGGATTATCACCTCCCTCATCGGTGCACCTGTTTTCTTTTTGATTTTCCTAAAACGTGGTTACGGTTCCTGA
- a CDS encoding ABC transporter substrate-binding protein, whose protein sequence is MKYFRNVLIFLMTVTACNTAPQIPVNAHYKRVVVLGQTPLELLLALGLKDRIAGIAYLDNPEHLQGYDSLPVLSRGWVDKESVLALQPDLIFALESAFRTERIGSEAFWHHRGIKTCIIDNYNQDKNEANYRADIRKTGTLLHMEEQTDSMIRHLECTATKYARPRAAAPRVLHLSYAGSFGQFYYYPPTMCLLDEVVEKCGGNYVNLGKQYFILPLEAIIQANPDKIIITQFRKQAGVNIAEQLYDNPFLQYLRVIQKREILEVDYTEAIRGTTDMETIYSAVSKFLQL, encoded by the coding sequence AGTATTTCCGGAATGTGTTGATCTTTTTAATGACAGTTACTGCTTGTAACACCGCGCCACAAATACCTGTAAATGCACATTATAAAAGGGTGGTGGTGTTGGGCCAAACCCCCTTGGAACTGTTGCTGGCATTGGGCCTGAAAGATAGGATCGCAGGCATCGCTTATCTGGATAATCCCGAACATTTACAGGGCTATGATAGCTTACCGGTTTTGTCGCGTGGTTGGGTAGATAAAGAAAGTGTGTTGGCGTTACAGCCTGATCTGATTTTTGCATTGGAATCTGCTTTTAGAACAGAGCGGATTGGCAGTGAAGCGTTCTGGCATCACAGAGGGATTAAAACCTGTATAATAGATAATTATAACCAGGATAAAAATGAGGCAAATTACCGGGCAGATATCCGTAAGACCGGTACCCTGCTGCATATGGAGGAACAGACCGATAGCATGATCCGTCACTTGGAATGCACGGCAACAAAGTATGCCAGACCTCGGGCTGCTGCGCCACGTGTATTACATCTGTCGTATGCCGGTAGTTTTGGTCAGTTCTATTATTACCCACCCACCATGTGTTTATTGGATGAGGTAGTGGAAAAATGTGGCGGAAATTATGTGAACCTGGGTAAGCAATATTTTATTCTTCCCCTGGAAGCTATTATCCAGGCTAATCCGGATAAGATCATCATCACGCAGTTCAGAAAGCAGGCCGGCGTAAATATAGCTGAGCAGTTATATGATAATCCATTCCTGCAATATTTACGGGTCATTCAAAAACGGGAAATATTGGAAGTCGATTATACGGAGGCTATCCGGGGAACAACGGATATGGAGACAATATATTCCGCCGTTTCTAAATTTTTGCAGCTATGA